AGTCCCACAAACCCTTGGATAAGCTTTGACGCCGGGTTGGCGTAAATGAGAATGAGACAGATAACTAGGCAATAAATACAGAGAGACTCAATCATTGCCAAGCCGATCATCATGGTGACGGTAATCTTGCCCGAAGCCTCAGGATTCCTGGCCACGCCCTCCACCGAACTCTTGATGGACATTCCCTGCCCCAGGCCGCAACCAAAGGAAGAAATGGCAATGCTAAAGCCGGCTGCCACCGCTGAGTAGAGGAAGAACTTCAAG
This genomic window from Deltaproteobacteria bacterium contains:
- the atpE gene encoding ATP synthase F0 subunit C, whose protein sequence is MKFFLYSAVAAGFSIAISSFGCGLGQGMSIKSSVEGVARNPEASGKITVTMMIGLAMIESLCIYCLVICLILIYANPASKLIQGFVGLAAH